From the genome of Deltaproteobacteria bacterium, one region includes:
- the eno gene encoding phosphopyruvate hydratase, whose protein sequence is MTEIVEISAREILDSRGNPTIEVEVATAAGSVGRAAVPSGASTGEHEALELRDGDAGRYLGKGVRKAVENVTERIAPVVVGYDTLDQSGVDQAMLELDGTPNKSSLGANAILGVSLAVARAAAETVGLPLYRYLGGVNARRLPVPLMNVLNGGAHADNSLDVQEFMLVPAGFSSFEDALRAGTEVFHRLKQVLKGRGLNTAVGDEGGFAPNLETNEAAIVALMEAIQKAGYKPGEQIGIAIDAAASELWDKDRRKYLLEGEKKELTSAEFVDYWARLADKYPIVSLEDGLYEDDWDGFIALTKRIGDRVQIVGDDLFVTNTTRIAQGIERQAANSVLIKVNQIGSLTETLEAVQMTQRAGWTAIISHRSGETEDAFIADLAVATAAGQIKTGSASRSDRVAKYNQLLRISEELGDSAIYGGWGAFARRRPA, encoded by the coding sequence ATGACCGAAATCGTCGAGATCTCTGCCCGCGAGATCCTGGACTCGCGCGGAAACCCCACCATCGAGGTGGAGGTCGCCACCGCGGCCGGGTCCGTCGGGCGCGCGGCCGTCCCTTCGGGCGCTTCGACGGGGGAGCACGAGGCCCTCGAGCTGCGTGACGGGGACGCCGGTCGCTATCTCGGCAAGGGGGTCCGCAAGGCGGTCGAGAACGTCACCGAGCGCATCGCCCCGGTCGTGGTGGGCTACGACACGCTCGACCAGTCCGGTGTGGACCAGGCGATGCTCGAACTCGACGGCACGCCCAACAAGTCCAGTCTGGGTGCGAACGCCATCCTCGGCGTGTCGCTCGCCGTGGCGCGCGCGGCGGCCGAGACGGTGGGCCTGCCGCTCTATCGGTACCTCGGGGGCGTGAACGCGCGACGTCTGCCGGTGCCCCTCATGAACGTGCTGAACGGCGGCGCGCACGCCGACAACTCTCTCGACGTGCAGGAGTTCATGCTCGTCCCCGCCGGCTTCTCGTCCTTCGAGGACGCGCTTCGCGCGGGGACCGAGGTCTTTCACCGCCTCAAGCAGGTGCTCAAGGGGCGCGGCCTCAACACCGCCGTGGGGGACGAGGGGGGCTTCGCGCCGAACCTCGAGACCAACGAGGCCGCCATCGTGGCGCTGATGGAGGCGATCCAGAAGGCCGGCTACAAGCCCGGCGAGCAGATCGGCATCGCCATCGACGCCGCGGCGAGCGAGCTCTGGGACAAGGACCGGCGCAAGTACCTCCTCGAGGGGGAGAAGAAGGAGCTGACCTCGGCCGAGTTCGTGGACTACTGGGCCCGGCTGGCGGACAAGTACCCCATCGTGAGCTTGGAAGACGGCCTCTACGAGGACGATTGGGACGGCTTCATCGCGCTGACCAAGCGGATCGGCGACCGCGTCCAGATCGTCGGGGACGACCTCTTCGTGACGAACACCACGCGCATCGCCCAGGGGATCGAGCGGCAGGCGGCGAACTCCGTGCTGATCAAGGTGAACCAGATCGGCAGCCTGACGGAGACGCTCGAGGCCGTGCAGATGACCCAGCGCGCCGGATGGACGGCGATCATCTCGCACCGCAGCGGCGAGACGGAGGACGCCTTCATCGCCGATCTCGCGGTGGCGACCGCCGCCGGGCAGATCAAGACGGGCTCCGCCTCGCGCTCCGATCGGGTGGCCAAGTACAACCAGCTCCTGCGCATCAGCGAGGAGCTCGGCGACAGCGCGATCTACGGCGGGTGGGGCGCCTTCGCTCGGCGACGCCCGGCGTAG
- a CDS encoding zinc ribbon domain-containing protein — protein sequence MLCPHCGAEQPPGSGRFCDACGMSVQQFAAPSVSAQGSDDDERQVRCPACGTLARPPRCRGCGERIALPEPEALELVRGGPAEPAAEAVAEEGPVGEAQAEGELEMEAGAGTEMELEMEAGGEVAAEVPSDDVDVDVDVDVDLLGLDDEEGASALGELLGGGGELPLPEMDLFTPETEEDDSDVVELIDAPPPKEPFP from the coding sequence ATGCTTTGTCCTCACTGCGGCGCGGAACAGCCGCCGGGGAGCGGACGCTTCTGCGACGCGTGCGGCATGTCGGTGCAGCAGTTCGCGGCGCCCTCGGTCTCGGCGCAGGGATCGGACGACGACGAGCGCCAGGTGCGCTGCCCGGCCTGTGGAACGCTCGCGCGTCCACCGCGCTGCCGCGGCTGCGGCGAGCGGATCGCCCTTCCCGAGCCCGAGGCGCTGGAGCTCGTGCGGGGGGGGCCCGCCGAGCCCGCCGCGGAGGCCGTGGCCGAGGAGGGCCCCGTGGGCGAAGCGCAGGCCGAGGGCGAGCTGGAGATGGAGGCCGGGGCCGGGACAGAAATGGAGCTGGAGATGGAGGCCGGGGGTGAGGTCGCTGCCGAGGTTCCGTCCGACGACGTGGATGTAGATGTGGATGTAGACGTGGACCTCCTGGGTCTCGACGACGAGGAGGGGGCTTCGGCTCTCGGTGAGCTGCTCGGCGGGGGCGGAGAGCTTCCGCTGCCGGAGATGGACCTGTTCACGCCCGAGACCGAAGAGGACGACAGCGACGTGGTGGAGCTCATCGACGCGCCTCCGCCGAAGGAGCCCTTCCCTTGA
- a CDS encoding acyl-CoA thioesterase, with the protein MTRKSTPPASETPARLRVSYGETDKLGIVYYANYLRWFEVGRAEYLRARGRSYKELEGEGIFMPVVEAYVRYRSPATYDDQLVVWTSLKEAGPVRLSFTYRVVRESDGHLLAEGHTTHACIDEKGQLRRLPAALRKVVESAPA; encoded by the coding sequence TTGACCAGAAAGAGCACACCCCCCGCGAGCGAGACCCCCGCCCGCCTGCGCGTGAGCTACGGAGAGACGGACAAGCTGGGCATCGTCTACTACGCCAACTACCTGCGCTGGTTCGAGGTGGGTCGGGCGGAGTACCTCCGCGCGCGTGGACGTTCGTACAAGGAGCTCGAGGGAGAGGGGATCTTCATGCCCGTCGTCGAGGCCTACGTGCGCTATAGGTCTCCCGCGACCTACGACGACCAGCTCGTGGTGTGGACGTCGCTCAAGGAGGCGGGGCCCGTGCGCCTCTCGTTCACCTACCGCGTCGTGCGAGAGAGCGACGGGCACCTCCTCGCAGAGGGGCACACCACGCACGCCTGCATCGACGAGAAGGGGCAGCTGCGACGGCTGCCGGCGGCGCTCCGCAAGGTCGTGGAGAGCGCGCCGGCGTGA
- a CDS encoding protein kinase, with amino-acid sequence MSSGIPFGNYRLLRRIARGGMAEVFLAAQRGPEGFERTVAVKRILPHLADQTQFVDMFMDEARLAARLSHPNIAHIYEWGRVEDAYFIAMEYIDGIDLSAVILDTKTLIPLEHAARVAADVCGGLHYAHAQKAPDGTPLGLVHRDISPQNILVSFDGVVKVVDFGIAQAAFHINRTQPGVVRGKYTYMSPEQVEGKPLDGRSDIFCLGIVLYEMCTGDALFPRTDALKAMRQIRAGQIPPPKRGDRPLPPGLERILRKALAKKPDDRYRTAGEMQMDLEEYLRSTTLISTSIRLGEYITERYRKYRPEVLITPPSPERKAPGTVQVDFPKTPGGTRPVAPSPPTPSQPSAPGGTPSDPLAEPFHSSDERTLGPMDLLQPESAERSVPTQVSGVIQGRLPPRPATDRPMRVPLASGPTGMPALPASALEAISGSSTVVDEHPPLSLDRGMGPIADVESLDTVVEPRGEAETEDGNLELTLHHERSDPAPQPARGVRTGRAPRPALEDEEEEAETRMPVARHLHSAYTAARTPGAPTETRRPRGQKVAIIGTALGVLAIGGVLAGYWLAAPSEPAPTAGGTADTGPKASSGPRPGTGRSGSELAAIAPRPTGRQADAAAARKGTPIAPPRPAPEPTRGALRIHSTPLGARITVDGNELPGSSPLRYPVRPGTHSVLAELKGYESKEQQVTVLAGQVLPVHLVLERAVDNEPVISPVKRSATNGTAKKKRRKPRKTTKVAIRGMPPAESLEPEPARPPPPKMVETGFLSVTTIPWSRVSVDGKVIGDTPLANVKIPAGRHVVKLTNPERGTVSRVVHIQPGQTTKLRLNL; translated from the coding sequence ATGAGTAGCGGGATCCCCTTCGGCAACTATCGCCTGCTGCGCCGGATCGCCCGCGGAGGGATGGCCGAGGTCTTCCTCGCCGCGCAGCGGGGCCCCGAGGGCTTCGAGCGCACGGTCGCGGTGAAGCGGATCCTGCCGCACCTGGCCGACCAGACCCAGTTCGTGGACATGTTCATGGACGAGGCGCGACTGGCGGCGCGGCTCAGCCACCCGAACATCGCCCACATCTACGAGTGGGGCCGCGTCGAGGACGCGTACTTCATCGCCATGGAGTACATCGACGGCATCGACCTCTCCGCCGTGATCCTCGACACCAAGACGCTGATCCCGCTCGAGCACGCGGCGCGGGTCGCCGCCGACGTCTGCGGCGGCCTGCACTACGCGCACGCCCAGAAGGCCCCCGACGGGACCCCGCTCGGGCTCGTGCACCGCGACATCAGCCCGCAGAACATCCTCGTCTCGTTCGACGGCGTGGTGAAGGTGGTGGACTTCGGCATCGCGCAGGCCGCTTTCCACATCAACCGCACCCAGCCGGGCGTGGTGCGGGGCAAGTACACGTACATGTCCCCCGAACAGGTGGAGGGGAAGCCGCTCGACGGACGCTCGGACATCTTCTGCCTCGGGATCGTGCTCTACGAGATGTGCACGGGCGACGCGCTCTTCCCGCGCACCGACGCGCTGAAGGCCATGCGCCAGATCCGCGCCGGCCAGATCCCTCCGCCCAAGCGAGGCGACCGACCGCTGCCGCCGGGGCTCGAACGCATTCTGCGCAAGGCACTCGCCAAGAAGCCGGACGATCGCTATCGGACCGCCGGCGAGATGCAGATGGACCTGGAAGAGTACCTGCGCTCCACGACGCTCATCTCGACCTCGATCCGCCTCGGCGAATACATCACCGAGCGCTACCGCAAGTACCGCCCCGAGGTGCTCATCACGCCCCCGTCTCCGGAGCGCAAGGCGCCCGGCACGGTGCAGGTGGACTTCCCCAAGACGCCGGGGGGGACGCGCCCCGTGGCCCCGAGTCCGCCGACCCCCTCGCAGCCCTCCGCCCCCGGAGGAACGCCCTCCGACCCGCTGGCGGAGCCGTTCCATTCGAGCGACGAGCGGACTCTCGGCCCGATGGATCTGCTCCAGCCGGAGAGCGCCGAGCGCTCGGTCCCCACCCAGGTGTCGGGGGTCATTCAAGGGCGGCTTCCGCCCCGGCCCGCCACCGATCGGCCGATGCGGGTTCCGCTCGCCTCGGGACCTACGGGGATGCCGGCGCTGCCCGCGTCGGCGCTCGAGGCGATCAGCGGCTCGAGCACGGTGGTGGACGAACATCCTCCGCTCTCGCTGGACCGGGGGATGGGCCCGATCGCCGACGTCGAATCGCTCGACACGGTGGTCGAGCCGCGCGGCGAGGCCGAGACCGAGGACGGGAACCTGGAGCTGACGCTGCACCACGAACGCTCCGACCCGGCGCCGCAACCGGCCCGAGGAGTGCGCACCGGTCGCGCCCCGCGCCCCGCGCTCGAGGACGAAGAGGAGGAGGCCGAGACGCGAATGCCCGTCGCGCGCCACCTGCACTCGGCCTACACCGCGGCGCGCACCCCCGGTGCCCCGACGGAGACCCGTCGCCCCCGCGGACAGAAGGTCGCGATCATCGGCACGGCGCTCGGGGTGCTGGCGATCGGCGGCGTCCTCGCCGGGTACTGGCTCGCGGCCCCCTCGGAGCCGGCGCCGACCGCGGGCGGCACGGCGGACACGGGACCCAAGGCCTCGAGCGGGCCACGCCCCGGAACCGGCCGCTCGGGGAGCGAGCTCGCAGCCATCGCGCCGCGGCCGACGGGCAGGCAGGCCGACGCCGCCGCCGCTCGCAAGGGAACGCCGATCGCGCCGCCGCGCCCCGCCCCCGAACCCACGCGCGGGGCCCTGCGCATCCACTCCACACCGCTCGGCGCGCGCATCACCGTCGACGGGAACGAGCTGCCGGGCTCGTCGCCCCTTCGGTACCCGGTCCGCCCCGGCACGCACAGCGTGCTGGCCGAGCTGAAGGGATACGAATCGAAGGAGCAGCAGGTGACGGTGCTCGCCGGGCAGGTGCTGCCCGTGCACCTCGTCCTCGAGCGCGCGGTGGACAACGAGCCGGTGATCTCGCCCGTCAAGCGCAGCGCCACCAACGGGACGGCGAAGAAGAAGCGGCGCAAGCCGCGCAAGACCACCAAGGTCGCGATCCGCGGCATGCCCCCGGCCGAGTCGCTCGAGCCCGAACCCGCGCGCCCGCCCCCACCGAAGATGGTCGAGACCGGCTTTCTCTCGGTCACGACCATCCCCTGGTCGCGTGTCTCCGTGGACGGCAAGGTCATCGGCGACACGCCGCTCGCCAACGTAAAGATCCCCGCCGGCCGCCACGTCGTGAAGCTGACGAACCCAGAGCGCGGTACGGTCTCGCGGGTGGTGCACATTCAGCCCGGACAGACGACCAAGCTCCGCCTGAATCTCTGA
- a CDS encoding VCBS repeat-containing protein: MHLNLRVPDELDALCLQLTSGAKSLFSRRYAMGADRVGKAQTLTVLPGQEYGTDFEVLLRGERAGRQVSWLREKIAFASNSVERRDLDVGPTQPTDGGASRCSGVLGSGRFRLAGRLHDKQGAVAPIPVPFAPTELVVPSVEGSVRLAYSLANRRIERHPEGLPVLGAAGALHRVLVFDLHAAGEGGECHLDILLLRGSGPLIWRHRGDGTFDAAPAPITGKEYSAAAAADLNGDGRVDLALVSPTEGLAVLLNRGGGSFEELSLGLAAGTLSEPTSVAAGFFDGDGAPDLVLGQGTVGKKPVLLLSDGKPNPTFRAVTLSAAPERPTPSVAAADFNRDGLTDLVLGQDDATVVLVKNGRTNAFERHDTFGIPDAKDILAQDLNADCAPDLVLARPRPGGARILINDGTGRFAESLVELEGGPGDPPGGTNVAAADVDGDGVIDVLLGGEPQGAFWLQQKPR, from the coding sequence GTGCATCTCAACCTGCGGGTGCCTGACGAGCTGGACGCCCTCTGCCTGCAGCTCACCTCGGGGGCGAAGTCGCTCTTCTCCAGGCGGTACGCCATGGGGGCCGACCGCGTGGGCAAGGCCCAGACGCTCACCGTGCTCCCTGGACAGGAGTACGGTACGGACTTCGAGGTTCTTCTTCGCGGCGAGCGCGCTGGCCGACAGGTGTCGTGGCTGCGCGAGAAGATCGCGTTTGCGAGCAATTCGGTCGAGCGGCGAGACCTCGACGTGGGCCCGACGCAGCCCACCGACGGCGGGGCGTCCCGCTGCAGCGGCGTGCTCGGGTCGGGCCGATTCCGGCTCGCCGGGCGGCTCCACGACAAGCAAGGCGCGGTGGCGCCGATCCCCGTCCCCTTCGCGCCCACCGAGCTCGTGGTCCCGTCGGTGGAGGGCTCCGTGCGCCTGGCCTATTCGCTCGCGAACCGGCGTATCGAGAGGCACCCCGAGGGGCTCCCCGTCCTCGGTGCCGCGGGGGCCCTGCACCGCGTACTGGTCTTCGACCTGCACGCCGCCGGCGAAGGGGGCGAGTGCCACCTGGACATTCTGCTTCTGCGCGGCAGCGGACCGCTCATCTGGCGGCATCGCGGGGACGGCACCTTCGACGCGGCGCCGGCGCCGATCACCGGCAAGGAGTACTCGGCGGCCGCGGCGGCGGACCTGAATGGCGACGGACGCGTCGACCTGGCGCTGGTCTCTCCGACGGAGGGGCTGGCCGTGCTGCTGAACCGGGGCGGAGGCAGCTTCGAGGAGCTGTCGCTCGGGCTCGCCGCCGGGACGCTGAGCGAGCCTACCTCGGTGGCCGCGGGTTTCTTCGACGGGGACGGCGCGCCGGATCTCGTGCTGGGGCAAGGGACCGTCGGGAAGAAGCCGGTGCTGTTGCTCTCCGACGGGAAGCCGAACCCCACTTTCCGCGCCGTGACGCTCTCCGCGGCGCCCGAGCGCCCCACTCCTTCCGTGGCCGCGGCGGACTTCAACCGCGACGGCTTGACGGACCTCGTGCTCGGTCAGGACGACGCCACGGTGGTGTTGGTGAAGAACGGGCGGACGAACGCCTTCGAGCGGCACGACACCTTCGGCATCCCGGACGCGAAGGACATCCTCGCGCAGGACCTGAACGCCGATTGCGCGCCGGATCTGGTGCTGGCGCGACCGCGGCCCGGCGGCGCACGCATCCTGATCAACGACGGCACGGGTCGGTTTGCCGAGTCGCTCGTCGAGCTCGAGGGGGGGCCGGGAGATCCCCCGGGGGGGACGAACGTCGCCGCGGCGGACGTGGACGGAGACGGGGTGATCGACGTGCTGCTCGGGGGTGAGCCCCAGGGCGCCTTCTGGCTGCAGCAGAAGCCCCGATGA